A window of Bos taurus isolate L1 Dominette 01449 registration number 42190680 breed Hereford chromosome 8, ARS-UCD2.0, whole genome shotgun sequence contains these coding sequences:
- the TUSC1 gene encoding tumor suppressor candidate gene 1 protein, producing MWRMRGGATRRGSCGGGEGGGDSRGQGRPGRVRGGGGSGGSVGWRGRAGGARQQLEERFADLAASHLEAICARDERDRQNARLREENARLRLENRRLKRENRSLFRQALRFPGEGSDGASADSARATPVPEEASMNRRARGGGPEDEPGSPRALRARLEKLEAMYRRALLQLHLEQRGPRPLGDKEEPSLGSPNSGLQVPEPEPSEPWP from the coding sequence ATGTGGCGCATGCGTGGTGGCGCCACCAGGCGCGGGAGCTGTGGCGGCGGGGAAGGCGGCGGAGACAGCCGCGGGCAAGGCCGCCCAGGCCGCGTTCGTGGGGGTGGCGGCAGCGGCGGCAGCGTGGGCTGGCGAGGCCGTGCGGGCGGCGCCCGACAGCAGCTGGAGGAGCGGTTCGCCGACTTGGCGGCGAGCCATCTGGAGGCCATCTGCGCGCGGGACGAGCGGGACCGGCAGAACGCGAGGCTGCGCGAGGAGAACGCCCGGCTGCGGCTCGAGAACCGGCGGCTGAAGCGCGAGAACCGCAGCCTCTTTCGTCAGGCCTTGCGGTTCCCTGGCGAGGGCAGCGACGGGGCGTCCGCGGACTCGGCGAGGGCGACCCCGGTCCCGGAGGAGGCCAGCATGAACCGGAGGGCGAGGGGCGGCGGCCCCGAGGACGAGCCGGGGAGCCCCAGGGCCCTTAGAGCCCGGCTCGAGAAGCTGGAAGCCATGTACCGGCGGGCCTTGCTGCAGCTGCACCTCGAACAGAGGGGGCCGCGACCGCTTGGAGACAAGGAGGAGCCCTCTCTGGGCAGCCCAAACTCAGGCCTCCAAGTCCCAGAGCCAGAGCCCTCCGAGCCCTGGCCATAG